The following DNA comes from Streptomyces pristinaespiralis.
CGAGGTTGAGGGAGAGCCCCGAGATGTACGGGAAGGGGTGCGCGGGGTCCACGGCCAGCGGGGTCAGGACCGGGAAGATCTGCTGCCGGAAGAGCGTGAAGAGGCGGGCCTGCTCCTTCTCCGTCAGTTCGGGCCAGCGGATCAGGTGGATGCCCTCGTCGGCCAGGGCGGGGGCGACGTCCTGCTGGTAGCAGGCGGCGTGCCGGGCCATGAGTTCACGTGAGCGGGTCCAGATCAGGTCGAGGACCTCGCGCGGCTGGAGGCCGGAGGCCGAACGCGTGGCGACGCCGGTCGCGATCCGGCGCTTCAGGCCGGCGACGCGGACCATGAAGAACTCGTCGAGGTTCGACGCGAAGATCGCGAGGAAGTTGGCGCGTTCGAGCAGCGGTGTGGCGGGGTCCTCCGCGAGCTCGAGGACCCGCTCGTTGAACGCGAGCCAGCTGCGCTCGCGGTCCAGGAACCGCCCCTGGGGCAGCTCCGTGCCGAGCGTCGACTCCGGGTCCTCCTGGTACGAGTCGAGGTCCGCGTCGAGGTCGGGCTCGAGATCGGAGACCGTGGCGGCGACGGTGTGCGGCCGGTGCGCGGCTATGGAAGCGACGGACGGCTGGGGGTGCTGGACCGGGACCTCGGCGGGCTGCTGGCTCATGGGCCCATTGTTCCGCGCGAGAGGCGTCGACGGCGCGTCGGAGAGGGCCGGGGCGAGACGTTTTCTCCCGTGGGGGGAGGCGGGCACAGCGGGCTGCATTGGGTGAGGGTCGCAAGGGCGTCTGAATGCCCGGTAACAAGGACATGACGTGAGGGAAAGCGCAGTACGGCCCCCGGGGGTCGCCCCCCGGGGGCCGTGCGCCGCTCATCGGCGGGCCGGGTGCGCCGCCGGCGCGGCAGGGACCGGGCCGCGGTCAGGCGTGACGCCGGCGGAAGATCCGCAAGGCCGCGTACACGGCCGCTGCGGCCAGCGCGAGGACGATACCGGTCTCGACGAGCTGGAGGGGCCACAGGTGCGAGAAGGGGTGGTGCTCCTGGAGGACGCCGGTGACGTCGTGACGGGCCAGGCAGGCCTCGTAACCGGGCTCGAAGCACAGACTCTCCGGCAGGCGCTCGCCGGTGGAGGTCAGCAGACCCCGGTCGAGGACGAAGTCGTCGTACCGGACACCGGGGTCCGTGTTCTGCCGTTCGACGGTGACGGACGGCCACAGGCGGCCCCACAGCGCGGCCATGACCACCATGACGGTCCCGGTCGCGAGGCCCGCGACGGACATCGCGACCAGGGTGCGGCGCACCAGCAGGCCGGCGAGCGCGCCGACGGCGACCGCGAGGAGGCCGTAGGCGAGCAGGGTCGGCCCGGAGGCGAGGAACACCTGCCGTTCGTACCAGCTCAGCCGGTAGTCCCAGGTCACC
Coding sequences within:
- a CDS encoding ABC transporter permease; this encodes MSALTTPRPRLRGITWLVVHQHRRLLTVTAALLTVAAVVTAGLRIAYGTSSYDDDGGLFTRFAYQGGLSALADFLANGALLLPLLVAAVVAGPVIGRELESGTYKLAWSQSLPPVRWFTAKIAVPAAAVAVTTMGLTVLFRVLWGPVTWDYRLSWYERQVFLASGPTLLAYGLLAVAVGALAGLLVRRTLVAMSVAGLATGTVMVVMAALWGRLWPSVTVERQNTDPGVRYDDFVLDRGLLTSTGERLPESLCFEPGYEACLARHDVTGVLQEHHPFSHLWPLQLVETGIVLALAAAAVYAALRIFRRRHA